One window from the genome of Salvia miltiorrhiza cultivar Shanhuang (shh) chromosome 7, IMPLAD_Smil_shh, whole genome shotgun sequence encodes:
- the LOC130993109 gene encoding uncharacterized protein LOC130993109 isoform X2 translates to MDPCPFVRLTVSNLALKIPVAAKPARSAVHPSSSPCFCTIELKGFPLQSAVVPYIPPENAQFPDGNPPTLAASFHLSKADLDRLTAKSSIFSISKRPQLKISVYSGRRGATCGLNGGRLLGKITVPLDMAAAECRAVAFHNGWINVGREAKGPAQFHLNVKAEPDPRFVFEFDREPECSPQIFQIRGNIRQPVFTCKFSLRTADRNQRSRSFPSEHANNGGRGWLSSFGSERERPGKERKGWSITIHDLSGSPVAAASMVTPFVASTGSDRVSRSNPGCWLILRPGDGTWKPWGRLEAWRERGTADGLGYRFELIPDSAAAGIVLAESTISCSKGGKFVIDLDGNGAASPVCSPRGSGDFGYGLWPYCMYRGFVMSARVEGEVRRGGGGVVAPLVEVSVQHVSCTEDAAAFVALSAALDLSIDACRLFSQKLRKELCPPQDLLV, encoded by the exons ATGGATCCCTGCCCTTTCGTGCGGTTAACCGTAAGCAATCTCGCGCTTAAAATCCCGGTGGCGGCGAAGCCGGCTCGCTCCGCCGTTCACCCCTCGTCGTCGCCGTGTTTCTGCACGATCGAGCTGAAAGGCTTCCCACTCCAGAGCGCCGTGGTGCCCTACATTCCGCCGGAAAACGCCCAATTCCCCGACGGAAACCCTCCGACGCTCGCCGCCAGCTTCCACCTCAGCAAAGCCGACCTCGACCGCCTCACCGCCAAATCATCCATCTTCTCCATCTCCAAGCGACCGCAGCTCAAAATCTCAGTCTACTCCGGCCGCCGCGGCGCCACGTGCGGCCTGAACGGTGGCCGATTGCTGGGGAAGATAACGGTGCCGCTGGATATGGCGGCGGCGGAGTGTAGGGCCGTGGCCTTCCACAATGGGTGGATTAATGTGGGGAGAGAGGCTAAAGGCCCCGCGCAGTTCCACTTGAACGTGAAGGCCGAGCCCGACCCGAGATTCGTATTCGAGTTCGATCGTGAGCCCGAATGCAGCCCGCAGATTTTCCAAATTCGCGGGAATATTCGGCAGCCCGTCTTCACCTGCAAATTCAGTCTCCGTACAGCTGACCGCAATCAGCGTTCCAG GTCTTTTCCATCGGAGCACGCTAACAATGGTGGAAGGGGTTGGTTGAGTTCGTTTGGGAGCGAAAGAGAACGGCCAGGAAAGGAACGGAAAGGGTGGTCCATTACAATCCACGATCTCTCCGGTTCGCCGGTTGCGGCGGCCTCGATGGTTACGCCGTTTGTGGCGTCGACCGGTTCGGACCGGGTGAGCCGGTCCAACCCGGGCTGCTGGCTCATACTCCGGCCGGGCGACGGCACCTGGAAGCCGTGGGGCCGCCTCGAGGCATGGCGCGAGCGCGGGACGGCCGACGGCCTCGGCTACCGGTTCGAGCTGATTCCAGACTCTGCAGCTGCCGGCATTGTCCTGGCGGAGTCGACCATCAGCTGCAGCAAGGGAGGGAAGTTCGTGATTGACTTGGACGGGAACGGGGCGGCGTCGCCGGTCTGCAGCCCCCGGGGCAGTGGGGATTTCGGATACGGGCTGTGGCCCTATTGCATGTACAGAGGGTTCGTGATGTCGGCTCGGGTGGAAGGAGAGGTGCGCCGTGGGGGTGGGGGAGTGGTGGCGCCGTTGGTGGAGGTCAGCGTGCAGCATGTCAGCTGCACGGAGGATGCGGCGGCGTTCGTGGCGCTGTCGGCGGCGTTGGACTTGAGCATAGATGCTTGTAGGCTTTTCTCTCAAAAGCTTCGCAAGGAATTGTGCCCTCCTCAAGATTTACTCGTCTGa
- the LOC130993830 gene encoding protein ALP1-like yields MSNLVVGDEASGRRPSFVGTVKPALYVCTRITLMKIRSTSTTSSAADFRCVVRCRIVNVVASDLYFQQRTDALGRPGFTPLQKCTVAVRMLANGGAADQYNEYLRIAESTALECLRRFSRAIIQLFGTEYLRRPTSVDCQRLLAMHEAKHGFPGMLGSLDCMHWAWKNCPTAWQGAYTRGDQGEPTIILEAVASQDLWIWHAFFGTPGSNNDINVLNNSTLFNDRLQGMGVPVTYQVNNAYYTSGYYLTDGIYPNWPVFVKSPTHPTDPKGMRFKVMQEAARKDIERAFGVLQARWAIVKGPSRLWSKEAMSDIMFTCIILHNMIIEDEGEQATQWEEDADEASSSAASQPRAGAPPDFRSFVARQASMLASLWT; encoded by the coding sequence ATGAGCAACCTCGTCGTCGGCGATGAAGCGAGCGGAAGAAGGCCTTCATTCGTCGGGACCGTGAAGCCGGCGCTGTACGTTTGCACGCggattactttgatgaaaatccgGTCTACCTCGACAACATCTTCCGCCGCCGACTTCAGATGCGTCGTGCGTTGTCGTATCGTTAATGTCGTCGCATCCGATCTATACTTCCAACAACGTACGGATGCACTTGGGAGGCCAGGCTTCACGCCATTGCAAAAATGCACTGTCGCTGTTCGTATGCTAGCTAACGGTGGGGCAGCGGACCAATACAACGAGTATCTCCGGATTGCAGAGTCCACCGCGTTGGAGTGCTTGCGCAGATTCAGTCGAGCCATTATTCAACTCTTCGGCACGGAGTACTTGAGGAGGCCGACTTCCGTTGACTGCCAACGGCTTCTAGCAATGCACGAAGCGAAACACGGCTTCCCGGGAATGCTAGGGAGCcttgattgcatgcattgggcgtggaagaattgtCCAACGGCATGGCAAGGCGCATACACTCGCGGCGATCAGGGGGAACCGACCATCATCCTCGAAGCCGTCGCCTCGCAAGATCTATGGATCTGGCATGCTTTTTTTGGGACTCCTGGTTCGAACAATGacatcaacgtgctcaacaactcGACGTTGTTCAACGATCGGCTGCAAGGAATGGGGGTGCCGGTCACATATCAAGTCAACAACGCCTACTACACAAGTGGGTACTACTTGACTGACGGCATCTATCCCAATTGGCCTGTATTCGTGAAGAGTCCTACACATCCGACGGATCCGAAGGGGATGAGGTTCAAAGTGATGCAGGAAGCGGCTCGCAAGGATATTGAACGAGCCTTCGGCgtccttcaagctcgttgggcaATCGTCAAAGGCCCATCGCGTCTTTGGAGCAAGGAGGCGATGAGCGACATCATGTTCACgtgcatcattttgcacaacatgatcatcgaAGACGAAGGCGAGCAAGCAACACAgtgggaagaagacgccgacgaAGCTTCGAGTAGCGCCGCCTCTCAACCTCGTGCCGGTGCTCCGCCGGATTTTCGTTCATTTGTTGCTAGACAAGCATCCATGCTCGCCTCACTTTGGACTTGA
- the LOC130993109 gene encoding uncharacterized protein LOC130993109 isoform X1 translates to MDPCPFVRLTVSNLALKIPVAAKPARSAVHPSSSPCFCTIELKGFPLQSAVVPYIPPENAQFPDGNPPTLAASFHLSKADLDRLTAKSSIFSISKRPQLKISVYSGRRGATCGLNGGRLLGKITVPLDMAAAECRAVAFHNGWINVGREAKGPAQFHLNVKAEPDPRFVFEFDREPECSPQIFQIRGNIRQPVFTCKFSLRTADRNQRSSDRSFPSEHANNGGRGWLSSFGSERERPGKERKGWSITIHDLSGSPVAAASMVTPFVASTGSDRVSRSNPGCWLILRPGDGTWKPWGRLEAWRERGTADGLGYRFELIPDSAAAGIVLAESTISCSKGGKFVIDLDGNGAASPVCSPRGSGDFGYGLWPYCMYRGFVMSARVEGEVRRGGGGVVAPLVEVSVQHVSCTEDAAAFVALSAALDLSIDACRLFSQKLRKELCPPQDLLV, encoded by the exons ATGGATCCCTGCCCTTTCGTGCGGTTAACCGTAAGCAATCTCGCGCTTAAAATCCCGGTGGCGGCGAAGCCGGCTCGCTCCGCCGTTCACCCCTCGTCGTCGCCGTGTTTCTGCACGATCGAGCTGAAAGGCTTCCCACTCCAGAGCGCCGTGGTGCCCTACATTCCGCCGGAAAACGCCCAATTCCCCGACGGAAACCCTCCGACGCTCGCCGCCAGCTTCCACCTCAGCAAAGCCGACCTCGACCGCCTCACCGCCAAATCATCCATCTTCTCCATCTCCAAGCGACCGCAGCTCAAAATCTCAGTCTACTCCGGCCGCCGCGGCGCCACGTGCGGCCTGAACGGTGGCCGATTGCTGGGGAAGATAACGGTGCCGCTGGATATGGCGGCGGCGGAGTGTAGGGCCGTGGCCTTCCACAATGGGTGGATTAATGTGGGGAGAGAGGCTAAAGGCCCCGCGCAGTTCCACTTGAACGTGAAGGCCGAGCCCGACCCGAGATTCGTATTCGAGTTCGATCGTGAGCCCGAATGCAGCCCGCAGATTTTCCAAATTCGCGGGAATATTCGGCAGCCCGTCTTCACCTGCAAATTCAGTCTCCGTACAGCTGACCGCAATCAGCGTTCCAG tgataGGTCTTTTCCATCGGAGCACGCTAACAATGGTGGAAGGGGTTGGTTGAGTTCGTTTGGGAGCGAAAGAGAACGGCCAGGAAAGGAACGGAAAGGGTGGTCCATTACAATCCACGATCTCTCCGGTTCGCCGGTTGCGGCGGCCTCGATGGTTACGCCGTTTGTGGCGTCGACCGGTTCGGACCGGGTGAGCCGGTCCAACCCGGGCTGCTGGCTCATACTCCGGCCGGGCGACGGCACCTGGAAGCCGTGGGGCCGCCTCGAGGCATGGCGCGAGCGCGGGACGGCCGACGGCCTCGGCTACCGGTTCGAGCTGATTCCAGACTCTGCAGCTGCCGGCATTGTCCTGGCGGAGTCGACCATCAGCTGCAGCAAGGGAGGGAAGTTCGTGATTGACTTGGACGGGAACGGGGCGGCGTCGCCGGTCTGCAGCCCCCGGGGCAGTGGGGATTTCGGATACGGGCTGTGGCCCTATTGCATGTACAGAGGGTTCGTGATGTCGGCTCGGGTGGAAGGAGAGGTGCGCCGTGGGGGTGGGGGAGTGGTGGCGCCGTTGGTGGAGGTCAGCGTGCAGCATGTCAGCTGCACGGAGGATGCGGCGGCGTTCGTGGCGCTGTCGGCGGCGTTGGACTTGAGCATAGATGCTTGTAGGCTTTTCTCTCAAAAGCTTCGCAAGGAATTGTGCCCTCCTCAAGATTTACTCGTCTGa